Proteins encoded together in one Roseibacterium elongatum DSM 19469 window:
- the bhcC gene encoding 3-hydroxy-D-aspartate aldolase BhcC produces the protein MKDMTEFDGMEVGYDIPALPGMSEAEIQTPCLVLDLDALERNIKKMGDYAKAHGMRHRVHGKMHKSVDVAQLQVDLGGACGVCCQKVSEAEVFARGGIKDVLVSNQVREPQKIDRLARMPKLGARTICCVDDVDNVADLSAAAQKHGTEIECLVEIDCGAGRCGVTTTEDVVRIAKAIDAAPGLKFAGIQAYQGAMQHLDSYDERKAKIDVAVAMVQDAVDGLKAEGLECDIVGGGGTGSYYFESNSGVYNELQCGSYAFMDADYGRILDKDGNRIDRGEWENALFILTSVMSHAKADKAIVDAGLKAQSVDSGLPVIFGRDDVQYVKCSDEHGVVADPDGVLSVNDKLKLVPGHCDPTCNVHDWYVGLRNGVVETVWPVSARGKAY, from the coding sequence ATGAAAGACATGACCGAATTCGACGGGATGGAAGTGGGCTATGACATTCCCGCCCTTCCCGGCATGAGCGAGGCCGAGATCCAGACGCCCTGCCTCGTGCTGGACCTCGATGCGCTGGAGCGCAACATCAAGAAGATGGGCGACTATGCAAAGGCCCACGGCATGCGCCACCGCGTCCATGGCAAGATGCACAAATCGGTGGACGTGGCGCAGCTGCAGGTCGACCTGGGCGGTGCCTGCGGCGTCTGCTGTCAAAAGGTCAGCGAGGCCGAGGTTTTTGCCCGCGGCGGGATCAAGGATGTTCTGGTCTCCAACCAGGTGCGCGAGCCGCAAAAGATCGACCGGCTGGCCCGCATGCCGAAACTGGGCGCCCGCACCATCTGTTGCGTGGATGACGTGGACAACGTGGCCGACCTGTCGGCTGCTGCACAGAAACATGGCACCGAGATCGAGTGCCTGGTCGAAATCGATTGCGGCGCAGGGCGCTGCGGCGTGACGACGACCGAGGACGTGGTGCGCATCGCCAAGGCCATCGATGCCGCGCCCGGCCTGAAATTCGCGGGTATCCAGGCCTACCAGGGCGCCATGCAGCACCTCGACAGCTATGACGAGCGAAAGGCCAAGATCGACGTCGCCGTTGCGATGGTGCAGGACGCGGTCGATGGCCTGAAGGCCGAGGGCCTGGAGTGCGACATCGTCGGCGGCGGCGGCACCGGCAGCTATTACTTCGAGAGTAATTCCGGCGTCTACAACGAGCTTCAGTGCGGCTCTTACGCGTTCATGGATGCCGATTACGGCCGCATCCTCGACAAGGACGGCAATCGCATCGACCGGGGCGAATGGGAAAACGCGCTGTTCATCCTGACCAGTGTCATGAGCCATGCCAAGGCCGACAAGGCCATCGTGGATGCCGGCCTCAAGGCCCAGTCGGTCGATAGCGGCCTGCCCGTGATTTTCGGGCGCGACGATGTTCAATATGTGAAATGCTCGGACGAGCACGGGGTCGTTGCCGACCCTGACGGGGTGCTCAGCGTCAATGACAAGCTCAAGCTGGTGCCGGGCCATTGCGATCCGACCTGCAATGTCCACGACTGGTATGTCGGCCTGCGCAACGGTGTTGTCGAAACCGTCTGGCCCGTCTCGGCGCGCGGCAAAGCCTATTGA
- the efp gene encoding elongation factor P — translation MPKINGNEIRPGNVLEHNGGLWAAVKVDHVKPGKGGAFAQVELRNLRNGSKLNERFRSADKVERVRLEQKDQQFLYEQDSMLVFMDTETYEQIELPADILGDRRPFLQDGMTIVVEFHESEALNATLPQKVVCKIAETEPVVKGQTAANSFKPAILDNGVKVMVPPFVGQDEDIVVNTETMEYSERA, via the coding sequence ATGCCCAAGATCAACGGGAATGAAATCCGCCCCGGCAACGTCCTCGAACACAATGGTGGCCTGTGGGCCGCGGTGAAGGTCGATCACGTCAAACCCGGCAAGGGCGGGGCCTTTGCACAGGTCGAATTGCGCAACCTGCGCAACGGCAGCAAGCTGAATGAACGCTTTCGCTCGGCCGACAAGGTCGAGCGCGTGCGCCTGGAACAAAAGGACCAGCAGTTCCTGTACGAGCAGGACAGCATGCTGGTCTTCATGGATACCGAAACCTACGAGCAGATCGAATTGCCCGCCGACATCCTCGGCGACCGGCGGCCGTTCCTGCAGGATGGCATGACCATCGTGGTGGAATTCCACGAATCGGAGGCGCTGAACGCGACCCTGCCGCAAAAGGTCGTCTGCAAAATCGCCGAGACGGAGCCGGTCGTCAAAGGCCAGACCGCGGCCAACAGCTTCAAACCCGCGATCCTCGACAATGGGGTCAAGGTGATGGTCCCCCCGTTCGTCGGTCAGGACGAAGATATCGTCGTCAACACCGAGACGATGGAGTATTCGGAACGCGCCTGA
- a CDS encoding serine hydrolase domain-containing protein, which produces MSSTISRLGALATGGLFSLSLLAQDAHAQATGFPSAQESDPSAIGWMEGFPPPPELRITNPDSVFFSFPRLRWSVCHLREFLPTEQVSRGLGAPIPFDYALDDGIDAVTFMPLRGEEEMTWEESLYANYTDGMLILHEGRIVYERYFGCMDEAAQHAAMSMTKSFTGTLAEMLVAEGTLDDTALVSDIIPELEVSAFGSATVRQVMDMTTAFEFSEDYGDPNAAIWVYNAAASPFPRGEGYEGPNGYFEFLQTVGPDPEGIQHGDEFHYRTPNSDVLGWIVSRVSGMEVTELLSDRIWSRMGAEQDAYMTVDGLGTPFAGGGLSAGLRDLGRFGQIMLNGGAWHGEQIVPEAAVESIRAGGNLDDFAAAGYADLAGGSYRGQWWMFNNDHGAFAARGVHGQTIYIDPTAEMVIVRFASFPIAFNSRIDPTSLPAYQAVAEYLMAQD; this is translated from the coding sequence ATGTCGTCTACAATTTCTAGGCTCGGCGCGCTGGCGACCGGCGGTCTTTTCAGCCTGTCGCTTTTGGCGCAGGATGCGCATGCGCAAGCCACGGGGTTCCCCTCGGCCCAGGAGAGCGACCCATCGGCCATCGGCTGGATGGAGGGGTTCCCCCCGCCGCCCGAGTTGCGGATCACGAACCCCGATTCAGTGTTCTTCAGCTTTCCCCGCCTGCGCTGGTCCGTCTGCCATCTGCGCGAGTTTTTGCCGACCGAGCAGGTCAGCCGTGGCCTCGGCGCGCCCATCCCGTTCGACTATGCGTTGGATGACGGGATCGACGCCGTCACGTTCATGCCGCTCCGCGGGGAGGAGGAGATGACGTGGGAGGAGTCGCTCTACGCCAACTACACCGACGGCATGTTGATCCTGCATGAAGGGCGGATTGTCTACGAGCGCTACTTCGGCTGCATGGATGAAGCCGCCCAGCACGCGGCCATGTCGATGACCAAGTCATTCACCGGCACGCTGGCCGAAATGCTGGTGGCCGAGGGCACGTTGGACGACACCGCTTTGGTCAGCGACATCATCCCCGAACTCGAGGTCAGCGCCTTTGGATCGGCCACTGTTCGGCAGGTCATGGACATGACCACAGCCTTCGAATTCAGTGAAGATTACGGCGACCCCAACGCAGCGATCTGGGTCTACAACGCAGCGGCCAGCCCCTTCCCGCGTGGCGAGGGATACGAGGGACCGAACGGGTATTTCGAATTCCTTCAGACGGTGGGCCCCGATCCCGAGGGCATCCAGCATGGCGATGAATTCCACTATCGCACGCCGAATTCGGACGTGCTGGGTTGGATCGTGTCCCGCGTGTCCGGCATGGAAGTGACCGAGCTATTGTCCGACCGGATCTGGAGCCGCATGGGCGCCGAGCAAGACGCCTACATGACCGTGGATGGGCTTGGCACCCCGTTTGCGGGGGGTGGCCTTTCGGCCGGCCTGCGCGATCTGGGGCGTTTCGGACAGATCATGCTGAACGGTGGCGCATGGCACGGCGAACAGATCGTGCCCGAAGCGGCCGTCGAGAGTATCCGCGCGGGCGGAAACCTCGATGATTTCGCGGCCGCCGGATATGCCGATCTGGCCGGCGGTAGCTATCGCGGGCAATGGTGGATGTTCAACAACGATCACGGGGCCTTCGCCGCGCGCGGTGTGCATGGTCAGACGATCTATATCGACCCCACGGCCGAGATGGTGATCGTGCGCTTCGCGTCTTTCCCGATTGCCTTCAACAGCCGGATCGATCCGACTTCGCTGCCGGCCTACCAGGCGGTGGCCGAATACCTGATGGCCCAGGACTGA
- a CDS encoding NifB/NifX family molybdenum-iron cluster-binding protein, protein MTGASFRIAVASQNFRTITPHAGKTRRWLVFDCEEDSGAIVPADRLDLPRGMAIHDWGDRADPHPLFEMDAVIVASCGAGFLRRLGRHGVRVAVAATPDPEAEVANFLASGAMQTPFEVYLADTMARAAANHAH, encoded by the coding sequence ATGACCGGGGCCTCGTTCCGCATCGCCGTCGCCTCGCAGAACTTTCGCACGATCACGCCGCATGCCGGGAAAACGCGGCGCTGGCTGGTCTTTGACTGCGAAGAAGACAGCGGGGCGATTGTGCCGGCCGATCGGCTGGACTTGCCCCGTGGCATGGCCATTCACGATTGGGGCGATCGGGCCGATCCGCATCCGTTGTTCGAGATGGATGCCGTGATCGTGGCCAGTTGCGGGGCCGGCTTCCTGCGCCGCCTGGGACGCCACGGTGTTCGCGTCGCCGTGGCGGCCACACCCGACCCCGAGGCCGAAGTGGCAAACTTTCTTGCCTCGGGTGCGATGCAGACCCCGTTCGAGGTCTATCTCGCCGATACCATGGCTCGCGCTGCGGCAAATCATGCCCATTGA
- a CDS encoding rhomboid family intramembrane serine protease, translating to MFPIRDHNPSNRTPFVTWALIAMNVVVFLAYFPSLSGSEAMLSAFFDQWALVPREVLAGTDQHTIVTSMFLHGGWMHLIGNMLFLYIFGDNLEDLLGHVGFLLFYLASGVAAAGGQILADPYSPIPMVGASGAIAGVMGGYLLLFPRARIDVLVIIFFLIKVFTIPAWLMLGIWFALQLFNGLSMDVAGGGVAYWAHAGGFAAGLILILPAWLRRGGPAWWGRTHGKPPHDEVNYVVERGRRSPIPVVRRVPMPRDADRPLSDLSRIPRAGSRRTPRSPWSGGRD from the coding sequence ATGTTTCCGATCCGCGATCACAACCCGTCAAACCGGACGCCCTTTGTCACCTGGGCCCTGATCGCGATGAATGTGGTCGTGTTTCTGGCTTATTTCCCGTCGCTTTCGGGAAGCGAGGCGATGCTGTCGGCCTTTTTCGATCAATGGGCGCTGGTGCCGCGCGAGGTGCTGGCCGGGACCGATCAGCATACGATTGTGACCTCGATGTTTCTGCATGGCGGCTGGATGCACCTGATCGGCAACATGCTGTTTCTGTACATCTTTGGCGACAACCTCGAGGATCTGCTGGGGCATGTCGGGTTCTTGCTGTTCTACCTCGCCTCGGGGGTTGCGGCGGCCGGGGGGCAGATCCTGGCAGACCCCTATTCCCCCATTCCCATGGTCGGGGCCTCTGGCGCTATTGCCGGGGTCATGGGCGGATATCTGTTGCTGTTTCCGCGTGCGCGGATCGACGTGCTGGTCATCATCTTCTTTCTGATCAAGGTGTTCACCATTCCCGCATGGCTGATGCTGGGGATCTGGTTTGCCTTGCAGTTGTTCAACGGCCTGTCGATGGATGTGGCCGGTGGCGGCGTCGCCTACTGGGCGCATGCGGGCGGTTTTGCGGCAGGTCTGATCCTCATCCTGCCGGCCTGGCTCAGGCGTGGCGGGCCGGCTTGGTGGGGGCGCACCCATGGCAAGCCGCCCCATGACGAGGTCAATTACGTCGTCGAGCGCGGACGCCGCAGCCCGATCCCGGTTGTGCGCCGCGTGCCCATGCCACGCGATGCCGACCGTCCCTTGTCCGATCTGTCGCGCATTCCGCGCGCTGGGTCCCGCCGCACGCCACGCTCGCCCTGGTCTGGCGGCCGGGACTGA
- the bhcA gene encoding L-aspartate--glyoxylate aminotransferase BhcA, translating to MSFQNPVFIPGPTNMPESLRRACDMPTLDHRSSLFADILQPARTGVRKILKSESAEVFVFPATGTGGWETAITNTLSPGDTVLAARNGMFSHRWIDMCQRHGLTVQVIDVTWGDGIPADRFEEALRADTGHKIKAVLATHNETATGVVSDIAAVRGAMNAAAHPALLFVDGVSSIASMPFEFDAWGVDVAVTGSQKGFMLPAGLAITGFSPKAMAAVEAGGLPRCFFDIRDMAKTYANNGYPYTPAVGLLNGLKQSCDMLLDEGLTHVFARHARIADGIRAAVSAWGMELCATSPDLHSNSVSAIRTPEGFDATRIVTHAADTYGVAFGVGLGDVAGKVFRIGHLGMLTDVMALSGIATAEMCMADLGLPVTLGSGVAAAQEVYRNTASAIALAAE from the coding sequence ATGAGCTTTCAGAATCCGGTGTTCATTCCGGGCCCCACCAACATGCCCGAAAGCCTGCGCCGGGCGTGCGACATGCCGACGCTCGACCATCGGTCGAGCCTGTTCGCCGATATCCTGCAACCTGCACGAACGGGTGTGCGCAAGATCCTCAAGTCGGAGAGCGCCGAGGTGTTCGTGTTCCCCGCGACCGGCACGGGCGGCTGGGAGACAGCGATCACTAACACCCTGTCGCCCGGCGACACCGTTCTGGCGGCACGCAACGGGATGTTCAGCCACCGCTGGATCGACATGTGCCAACGCCACGGCCTGACTGTGCAGGTGATCGACGTGACATGGGGCGATGGCATCCCGGCCGATAGGTTCGAAGAGGCCTTGCGCGCCGACACCGGCCACAAGATCAAGGCCGTCCTGGCGACCCATAACGAAACCGCCACCGGCGTCGTGTCGGATATCGCCGCGGTCCGTGGGGCGATGAACGCCGCGGCGCATCCGGCGCTGCTGTTCGTCGATGGCGTGTCCTCGATCGCGTCGATGCCCTTCGAGTTCGACGCCTGGGGCGTGGACGTGGCGGTGACCGGCTCGCAAAAGGGGTTCATGCTGCCGGCCGGTCTGGCGATCACCGGCTTCTCGCCCAAGGCGATGGCGGCCGTTGAAGCCGGCGGTCTGCCGCGGTGTTTCTTCGATATCCGCGACATGGCCAAGACCTATGCCAATAACGGCTATCCCTACACGCCGGCGGTCGGGTTGCTGAACGGGCTCAAGCAAAGCTGCGACATGCTGCTTGACGAAGGGCTCACCCATGTCTTTGCCCGCCATGCCCGTATTGCCGACGGCATTCGCGCCGCCGTCTCGGCCTGGGGGATGGAGCTGTGCGCGACCTCGCCGGATCTCCATTCCAATTCCGTCAGCGCCATCCGCACGCCCGAGGGGTTCGACGCCACGCGGATCGTCACACACGCCGCCGACACCTACGGCGTGGCCTTTGGCGTCGGCCTCGGCGACGTGGCGGGCAAGGTCTTTCGCATCGGGCATCTTGGCATGCTGACCGACGTGATGGCTCTGTCGGGCATCGCCACAGCCGAGATGTGCATGGCCGACCTGGGCCTGCCGGTGACACTGGGATCGGGCGTCGCGGCCGCGCAGGAGGTTTACCGCAACACCGCCAGCGCGATTGCGCTGGCCGCAGAATAG
- a CDS encoding protein-L-isoaspartate O-methyltransferase family protein codes for MADFASRRVTMVDTQVRPSDVTKFTIIDAMLSIPREEFVPDAKRDLAYVGGPIELAPHRQLLDARTTAKMLDALDLDPTDVVLEIGSGLGYITALLSRMVEAVVAVEEDGELAEEAEANLATQGVLNAAVVTGPLAEGAAKHGPFDAIVISGGIEEMPAGIIEQLKPGGQIIAIFMKGALGEVCIGFKSPEGRVSWRMEFNATAEVLPGFAKAQSFVF; via the coding sequence ATGGCGGATTTCGCTTCCCGTCGCGTCACGATGGTGGACACGCAGGTGCGCCCCTCGGACGTGACCAAGTTCACCATCATCGACGCGATGCTCTCCATCCCGCGAGAAGAGTTCGTGCCCGACGCCAAGCGCGATCTGGCCTATGTCGGCGGGCCGATCGAACTGGCGCCGCACCGGCAATTGCTGGATGCGCGCACGACGGCCAAGATGCTCGATGCGCTCGATCTCGACCCGACCGATGTCGTGCTCGAGATCGGTTCGGGGCTGGGCTACATCACGGCGCTGCTGTCGCGCATGGTCGAGGCCGTCGTCGCCGTCGAGGAAGATGGCGAACTGGCCGAGGAGGCCGAGGCCAACCTCGCGACACAGGGCGTCTTGAACGCCGCGGTGGTCACCGGCCCCCTGGCCGAAGGCGCGGCCAAACATGGCCCCTTCGATGCGATCGTGATTTCGGGCGGGATCGAGGAAATGCCGGCCGGGATTATCGAGCAGTTGAAACCGGGCGGCCAGATCATCGCGATCTTCATGAAAGGCGCCTTGGGCGAGGTGTGCATCGGGTTCAAATCGCCCGAGGGGCGCGTCAGCTGGCGCATGGAATTCAACGCAACGGCCGAGGTTCTGCCCGGCTTTGCCAAGGCGCAGAGCTTCGTGTTCTGA
- a CDS encoding alginate export family protein encodes MVVQPCTKTVPAVLYKHRPAATRYLGVGVVLAAGAAAIIATPSAAQETDPWLLYDENGTTVRATLQFGANLVSEADLFWNLSENAAPGSGFDPDATWLELYVTPGLEFETTFDSGNQVYGRLSAVGSYTLWTDAFDTGDTGRVTLEEAYVGFRTGFADGAALDLSFGSRALRLGTGMLISDGASDGFDRGALKFGPRRAWEIAAIAELSWDDYTGTLFYIDPREHDDSDNGNALAGFDFRYDDPAGGYLGLTYVSVLESDAPYPRVDPVTGLDIVPGAREGTNTLALYARSNPFEGAFENVFLTGDLAYQWNDSIDLTAWAGRVQVGYTFADAAWTPTLTYSYQSFSGDDPDTAALERFDPLYYDGSPSAWATGSKSAMVFINSNVQSHNLAVSLQPTQRDTITFRYAHVRANELGSPIQFGQATRPGAGGGLLQTGVDDAHLSDDFFIEYRRIINRNTFLSAGVSVAVPGEGIRNVFPGSDPNWVGGFLNVVYNF; translated from the coding sequence ATGGTGGTTCAACCCTGCACGAAGACCGTGCCTGCCGTTCTTTACAAGCACAGGCCGGCCGCGACCCGATATCTCGGTGTCGGTGTGGTGCTGGCAGCGGGCGCTGCGGCGATCATCGCCACCCCGTCCGCAGCGCAGGAGACCGACCCGTGGCTTCTTTATGACGAGAACGGCACGACGGTGCGGGCCACCCTGCAATTCGGGGCCAACCTTGTCAGTGAGGCCGACCTGTTCTGGAACCTTTCGGAAAACGCGGCACCAGGGTCCGGGTTCGACCCGGATGCCACCTGGCTCGAGCTTTACGTGACACCGGGACTGGAATTCGAAACCACCTTCGACAGCGGAAATCAGGTTTACGGGCGCCTCTCGGCGGTTGGGTCCTACACGCTTTGGACAGACGCGTTCGATACGGGCGATACCGGGCGTGTCACACTGGAAGAGGCGTATGTCGGGTTCAGAACCGGTTTTGCCGATGGGGCCGCGCTCGATCTATCCTTCGGGTCGCGGGCGTTGCGCCTGGGCACCGGCATGTTGATCTCGGACGGGGCGTCTGACGGGTTCGATCGCGGCGCGCTGAAATTCGGCCCAAGGCGGGCGTGGGAAATCGCGGCCATCGCGGAACTGTCATGGGACGACTATACCGGGACGCTGTTCTATATCGATCCGCGCGAGCATGACGATAGCGACAATGGCAATGCGCTGGCCGGGTTCGATTTCCGCTACGATGACCCGGCGGGCGGTTACCTGGGTCTGACCTATGTCAGCGTGCTGGAGTCCGACGCGCCCTATCCGCGCGTTGATCCGGTCACGGGTTTGGATATCGTTCCCGGTGCGCGAGAGGGCACGAATACCCTTGCGCTCTATGCCCGCAGCAATCCGTTCGAGGGGGCGTTCGAAAACGTCTTTCTGACCGGTGATCTGGCCTATCAATGGAACGACAGCATCGACCTGACCGCCTGGGCCGGGCGCGTGCAGGTCGGCTATACCTTTGCCGACGCGGCCTGGACGCCGACCCTGACCTACAGCTACCAGAGCTTTTCCGGCGACGATCCGGACACCGCGGCGCTGGAACGGTTCGACCCGCTGTACTACGACGGCTCGCCCAGCGCCTGGGCGACAGGCTCGAAATCGGCGATGGTCTTCATCAATTCGAATGTGCAGTCGCATAATCTGGCGGTGTCGCTGCAACCGACGCAGCGCGATACGATCACCTTCCGTTACGCGCATGTGCGCGCGAACGAACTGGGCAGCCCCATCCAGTTCGGTCAGGCGACGCGCCCCGGCGCGGGCGGCGGCCTGCTGCAGACCGGGGTGGATGACGCCCATCTCTCCGACGATTTCTTCATCGAGTATCGCCGCATCATCAACCGCAACACGTTCCTTTCGGCCGGCGTCAGTGTTGCCGTGCCCGGCGAGGGCATCCGAAACGTATTTCCGGGGTCCGACCCCAACTGGGTGGGAGGTTTTCTGAATGTCGTCTACAATTTCTAG
- a CDS encoding DUF6858 family protein, producing MKQTLLQQKYPVFHLEIAKEETSCATVDDIIARLQARIDAEPNVAEIAVFDHYAHTSSFGGDIHPEILAAKNLVFCFGYKLPDPVMLSVRPRSIGVADLGTRFVISFLEAPMEIATTAMEGWCKEIADKVVAA from the coding sequence ATGAAGCAAACTCTTCTGCAACAGAAATACCCTGTCTTTCACCTCGAAATCGCCAAGGAAGAAACCAGCTGCGCCACGGTCGACGACATCATCGCGCGGCTTCAGGCGCGCATCGATGCCGAACCCAATGTGGCCGAGATCGCCGTTTTCGACCACTACGCGCATACGAGCAGCTTTGGGGGCGATATCCACCCAGAGATCCTGGCCGCCAAGAACCTGGTGTTCTGCTTTGGCTACAAGCTGCCCGACCCCGTGATGCTGTCGGTGCGCCCGCGCTCGATCGGGGTGGCCGATTTGGGGACTCGCTTCGTGATTTCGTTTCTCGAGGCGCCGATGGAAATCGCGACCACCGCGATGGAGGGGTGGTGCAAGGAGATCGCCGACAAGGTGGTCGCGGCATGA
- the bhcR gene encoding HTH-type transcriptional regulator BhcR, with amino-acid sequence MAEDRVPDPAAGRARGRPKAWDDKTAQNTIKSLDRAMQVFEHLSQKQGVTLSELAADLSQSPATVYRILVTLEQRDLVEFDPVAQHWQIGPQAFLIGARFLRRTSLVDRARPILRDLMEQTGETANLGIAREAAVLFVSQVETQASIRAFFPPGTLSPMHASGIGKALLSQMPDDRLARLLASHPRERFTDKTLTAPEALIADLAVSRRRGYAIDDEEKTDGMRCIAAPVFDMHGEAVAGLSVSGPSTRIGLPEIAGLAAAVTRAAATLSAAMGAPAKY; translated from the coding sequence ATGGCTGAAGATCGCGTGCCCGACCCCGCCGCTGGCCGTGCCCGCGGACGCCCCAAGGCCTGGGATGACAAAACGGCCCAGAACACGATCAAGTCCTTGGATCGTGCCATGCAGGTGTTCGAGCATCTGTCGCAGAAGCAGGGGGTGACGCTGTCGGAATTGGCCGCCGATCTGTCGCAATCCCCGGCCACAGTCTATCGCATCCTCGTCACGCTCGAGCAGCGCGATTTGGTCGAATTCGATCCAGTGGCGCAGCATTGGCAGATCGGGCCTCAGGCATTCCTGATCGGCGCGCGCTTTCTGCGTCGAACCTCGTTGGTGGATCGGGCCCGCCCGATCCTGCGCGACCTGATGGAACAGACCGGGGAAACCGCGAATCTGGGCATCGCGCGCGAGGCCGCCGTTCTGTTCGTGTCCCAGGTCGAAACGCAGGCGTCGATCCGGGCGTTTTTCCCGCCCGGCACCCTGTCGCCGATGCATGCCTCGGGCATCGGCAAGGCGCTGCTGTCGCAGATGCCCGACGATCGGTTGGCGCGGCTGCTGGCCTCGCACCCGCGCGAGCGGTTCACCGACAAGACCCTGACCGCGCCCGAGGCCCTGATCGCGGATCTGGCGGTCAGTCGTCGTCGGGGCTATGCGATCGACGACGAGGAAAAGACCGACGGAATGCGCTGCATCGCCGCCCCGGTCTTCGACATGCATGGCGAGGCCGTTGCCGGCCTGTCTGTGTCCGGGCCATCGACGCGGATCGGGTTGCCCGAGATCGCGGGGCTGGCCGCCGCCGTGACCCGGGCGGCTGCGACATTATCGGCTGCGATGGGTGCGCCTGCAAAATATTGA
- a CDS encoding TolC family outer membrane protein has translation MQYRAGLSFGRLKQGLRMTLAAGAVALAAVPTPAAADSLRQAMADAYANSFLLEQNRYLLRIDDENVAQAMAALRPVLNFVASAERDLVNETTTATAALVAEWVIYQGGGRRAAIQGARETLQATRYELIALEQQVLRDAVTAYMNVWRDIQVVNVRQGNVRVITQQLRAARDRFEVGEDTRTDVAQAEAALAEARSQLAAAQGTLEISRELFNLAIGRYPNGLSGPGHIPGLPRSEAEAEALARQSHPSILALQHEVTAAELAVAEARSAYLPSVTLDGRYSYTEVDPEPFTGNPGEGASIGITLTQPIYRGGQLASFERQALAQAAVVRAGLNQQVLVNVQAVGNAWAQMRIANAQIQAADQQIAASELAFEGVREEASLGARTTLDVLDAEQDVLNARIARIQAQTDLYIASYALLAASGLLTVEHLDLPVPEYDPEAYADLFGRAPARFASPQGAQLDSVLQRVGRSE, from the coding sequence ATGCAATACCGGGCAGGGCTCAGCTTTGGGCGACTCAAGCAGGGTTTGCGGATGACGCTGGCCGCGGGGGCCGTGGCCCTGGCCGCAGTGCCGACCCCGGCGGCCGCGGATTCGTTGCGGCAGGCGATGGCCGACGCCTATGCCAATTCCTTCCTGCTGGAACAGAACCGCTATCTGCTGCGGATCGATGACGAGAACGTTGCACAGGCCATGGCGGCGCTGCGGCCCGTGTTGAACTTCGTCGCCTCGGCCGAGCGCGATCTGGTGAACGAGACCACCACCGCAACGGCGGCGCTTGTCGCCGAATGGGTGATCTATCAGGGCGGCGGCCGGCGCGCCGCGATCCAGGGGGCGCGGGAAACGCTCCAGGCCACACGGTACGAGCTGATCGCGCTTGAACAGCAGGTCCTGCGCGACGCGGTAACGGCATATATGAATGTCTGGCGCGACATCCAGGTCGTGAATGTCCGGCAGGGCAACGTGCGTGTCATCACCCAGCAACTGCGCGCCGCGCGCGATCGGTTCGAGGTGGGCGAGGATACCCGCACCGACGTCGCACAGGCCGAGGCCGCGCTGGCCGAGGCGCGTTCGCAACTGGCTGCCGCGCAGGGCACGCTCGAGATCAGCCGCGAACTCTTCAACCTTGCCATTGGGCGCTATCCCAACGGCTTGTCCGGCCCGGGCCACATTCCCGGCCTGCCGCGCAGCGAGGCCGAGGCCGAAGCACTGGCCCGCCAGAGCCATCCGTCCATCCTGGCGTTGCAGCACGAGGTGACGGCCGCCGAACTGGCCGTGGCCGAGGCGCGCAGTGCCTACTTGCCGAGTGTGACTCTGGACGGTCGCTATTCCTACACCGAGGTCGATCCAGAACCGTTTACCGGAAACCCGGGCGAGGGGGCATCGATCGGCATTACCCTGACCCAGCCGATCTATCGGGGAGGGCAACTGGCCTCGTTCGAACGCCAGGCCCTGGCCCAGGCCGCCGTTGTGCGGGCGGGGTTGAACCAGCAGGTTCTGGTCAATGTGCAGGCTGTCGGGAATGCCTGGGCGCAGATGCGCATCGCCAATGCGCAGATCCAGGCCGCCGATCAGCAGATCGCCGCCTCGGAACTGGCCTTTGAGGGCGTGCGCGAAGAGGCGTCGCTGGGCGCGCGCACGACACTCGACGTGCTGGATGCGGAACAGGATGTGCTCAACGCGCGGATCGCGCGCATTCAGGCGCAGACGGATCTTTATATCGCGTCCTATGCCTTGCTGGCGGCCTCCGGTCTCTTGACGGTCGAGCATCTGGATCTGCCGGTGCCCGAATATGACCCCGAGGCCTATGCCGACCTGTTCGGGCGCGCACCGGCGCGGTTTGCCTCGCCGCAGGGCGCGCAACTGGACAGCGTGCTGCAGCGCGTCGGCCGCAGCGAGTGA